A single Panthera uncia isolate 11264 chromosome E2 unlocalized genomic scaffold, Puncia_PCG_1.0 HiC_scaffold_19, whole genome shotgun sequence DNA region contains:
- the LOC125915624 gene encoding zinc finger protein 665-like, giving the protein MCFLFPQGPALNLHHNHIPIDMQAQALSPHGSLSAGFALMELSPGEDIYKEVFYHLVILERNESHGIKDFDLQEVWENRHEFENRWGDDARNYKEVPLTHNKNLTCRKDQPLNQPSVTLPEKQSVSVRKNTYQYVMNNEPFIRTLLQQDSNVSGFGNQYINCLENRIGLNLQAHLDELQRFHSEEKMYECNPTEKSVSNGSSVSPLERIPRAQNIWNKSRKIFHLLPAQARRACTRQKSYQCTDCGKDFSKTSNLMSNEGILSGQRPYRCNACSKAFAERSSLTQDKIHSGEKPYKCSEYGKGFKQCSHLFRHQSTHPGEKPHICDVCGKAFIRSCRLNQHRKIHTGEKPYSCSKCDKAFRTRSHLSGHERTHTGEKPYKCNECGKAFTDGSHLSQHRKIHTGEKPYKCNECAKAFTQSGNLTRHQKIHTGEKPHKCNVCDKAFIQSSSLIAHQRIHTRQRPYKCNKCDKAFIKHSQLCGHERTHTGEKPYKCNECGKEFTQSSRLSTHQRVHTGEKLYKCNICGKVHSQNSNLSNHQDMYTGEKPYKVNECAKAFSQFGNLTRHQKIHTGEKPLKCNMCDKAFIQSSRLMAHQRIHTGEKLHKCTKCDKAFIKHSELLRHERTHTGEKPYKCIDCGKAFSCSSHLTQHKKIHTGEKPYKCIDCGKAFAMRTRLTQHKRIHTGEKPYKCNECGKAFTQRSHLWSHEKIHTGDKPHKCNQCGKAFTQPSKLTRHQKAHTGKKTCKCNICGKLYTTNSNFANHQRIHTVEKPYKCNECDKAFTQFQSLTNQQKIHTG; this is encoded by the exons atgtgttttctttttccccaaggTCCTGCATTAAACTTACACCACAATCATATTCCCATAGATATGCAAGCACAAGCCCTGTCCCCACATG GAAGCCTTTCTGCTGGATTTGCACTCATGGAATTGTCACCAGGGGAGGACATTTATAAAGAAGTATTTTACCACTTAGTGATAttggagagaaatgaaagccaTGGCATCAAGGATTTTGATCTCCAGGAAGTCTGGGAAAATAGGCATGAGTTTGAAAATCGGTGGGGAGATGATGCAAGAAATTACAAAGAAGTGCCTTTGACTCATAACAAAAATCTCACTTGTAGGAAAGATCAGCCACTTAATCAGCCCTCAGTTACTCTTCCTGAAAAGCAGAGTGTTTCTGTGAGAAAAAATACATACCAGTATGTCATGAATAATGAACCATTCATCAGGACTTTGTTACAACAGGACAGTAACGTAAGTGGTTTTGGAAACCAGTACATAAACTGCTTGGAAAATAGAATTGGATTAAATTTGCAGGCACACCTGGATGAACTCCAGAGGTTTCACAGTGAGGAGAAAATGTATGAATGTAATCCAACTGAGAAGTCTGTCAGCAATGGTTCCTCAGTGTCACCACTTGAAAGAATTCCCAGGGCCCAAAACATTTGGAATAAATCTAGgaagatttttcatttgttacCTGCACAGGCCAGGAGAGCATGCACTAGACAAAAATCTTATCAATGTACTGACTGTGGGAAGGATTTTAGCAAAACCTCAAACCTCATGAGCAATGAGGGTATTCTTTCTGGACAGAGACCTTACAGATGTAATGCATGCAGCAAAGCCTTTGCTGAGCGTTCAAGCCTTACTCAAGATAAAATCCATagtggagagaaaccttacaaatgtagtGAGTATGGCAAAGGTTTTAAGCAGTGCTCACACCTCTTTAGACATCAGAGTACACATCCTGGAGAAAAACCACACATATGTGATGTGTGTGGCAAGGCTTTTATCAGAAGCTGTAGGCTTAATCAACATCGGAAGATTCACACAGGAGAAAAACCTTATTCATGTAGTAAATGTGATAAGGCTTTTCGCACGCGTTCTCACCTCTCGGGTCATGAGAgaactcatactggagagaaaccttacaagtGTAATGAGTGTGGCAAAGCCTTTACCGATGGTTCACATCTTAGTCAACATAGAAAaatccacactggagagaaaccgtACAAATGTAATGAGTGTGCCAAAGCGTTTACCCAATCTGGAAACCTTACTAGGCATCAGAAAATACACACTGGTGAGAAACCACACAAATGTAATGTGTGTGACAAGGCTTTTATCCAAAGTTCAAGCCTTATAgcacatcagagaattcatacaaGACAAAGaccttataaatgtaataaatgtgatAAGGCTTTTATCAAACATTCACAGCTTTGCGGACATGAGAgaactcatactggagagaaaccttacaaatgtaatgaGTGTGGTAAAGAGTTTACCCAGTCTTCACGCCTCTCTACTCATCAGAGAGTCCATACAGGAGAGAAACTATATAAATGTAACATATGTGGCAAGGTCCATAGTCAAAATTCAAACCTTTCAAATCATCAGGATATgtatactggagagaaaccttacaaagTCAATGAGTGTGCCAAAGCGTTTTCCCAATTTGGAAACCTTACTAGGCATCAGAAAATACACACTGGGGAGAAACCACTCAAATGTAATATGTGTGACAAGGCTTTTATCCAAAGTTCAAGACTTATGgcacatcagagaattcatacaggaGAAAAGCTTCATAAATGTACTAAATGTGATAAGGCTTTTATCAAACATTCAGAACTTTTGCGTCATGAGAGAACTCATACcggagagaaaccttacaaatgtattGATTGTGGCAAGGCCTTTTCATGTAGTTCACATCTTACTCAGCATAAGAAaatccatactggagagaaaccgtACAAATGTATTGATTGTGGCAAAGCCTTTGCGATGCGTACACGTCTGACACAGCATAAGCGAATccatacaggagagaaaccttacaaatgtaatgaatgtggtaAGGCTTTTACCCAACGTTCACACCTTTGGAGTCATGAGAAAATTCATACTGGTGACAAACCTCACAAATGTAATCAGTGTGGCAAAGCCTTTACCCAGCCTTCAAAACTCACTAGACATCAGAAAGCCcatacaggaaagaaaacatgtaaatgtAACATATGTGGCAAGTTGTATACTACAAATTCAAACTTTGCAAATCATCAGAGAATCCATACTGTTGAGAAACCTTATAAATGTAATGAGTGTGACAAAGCGTTTACCCAGTTTCAAAGTCTTACTAATCAACAGAAAATACACACTGGCTAG